Within Paenibacillus sp. RUD330, the genomic segment TAGCCGCGCTTCACCGTGACGTCAGCCGTGCTGGCTACCGGCCATTTCGCCGTCTCGCCAGGCACCGGCTTCACTGTCACCGGCTCCGGCTGCTGCTCTCCGCCTTGCGCCACTGCGGTCGTATCGGGAGTCTCGGTAGTCGAAGTCTTCTTGTCGTCTCCCTGATAGAGCCACATGACGGTTACGATGATTGCTGCCGCGGCGACGAACAGTGCCGGAGAGATCCACTTGCGCGACAGGGTCTTCTTGTAGGCTGAAGATGGAGCGGAGTTTCTTCCTCCCAGATTTGGTTTAGGAGGCTCTTGCTTTTGGTTTTTTTGATCTTGTTCATTCATTTTCTATCACCTCACTAGCCATTGTTGCCGGATCAGCTAGGTTTATACGTAGGGCGATAGAGAATTTGCGAGGAGGGAGGAAGATGGGCTTCCTAGCTGCTCATGCGGGGGAGATCGTTCTCCCTCACGACCGCGGTTCCGGTATAGTAGTGGGACAGAATCTGATAGGCGGTGCTGCCCTTCTTCGCCATGCCGTCCGCGCCCCACTGGCTCATCCCGACTCCGTGGCCGTAGCCATAAGTCGTGATCTCGATATTTTTGCCGCTGATCTTCCAGGTGAACTGAGAGGATGCCAGTCCCAGCTTCTCCCGGGCCTCGCGGCCTGTGAACGTGGCGTCTCCCGCTGCCAGCTCGCGTATTCTTCTGCCGTCCGTCGTATCGAGCACCCGCAAGCTGCGAGCCGGCGTGCTGCCGCTTAGGCCGAGCTTCTGGTAGAAGGACGCCAGCGGCATCGTCGTCGTCTCCTTATATTCCGGAGACAGGGACTTGTCCCACGGGCTGGCCACGCTGCGGAGATAGGGAAGGCTGGCATCCCAGTAATCCTCTGAATTTTCGGTATACCCGTTGCTGGTGGAAAAGAACAGGGCCTGAATCGGACTTCCCTGATAGGTGACGATTTCCCCTCTCGTCCCTTGGACGGCTTCGTTCAGCTTCGTCAGATTCGCCTCCCGCTCCTTGCCGCTCCAGCGGGCAAGCAGCTGCTTCATCGGGATGTACACCTGATGTGCGGTCGTGTCCGTGACATCCGCCCCCTTCACCGGCATGCCGCTGACGTCGCCGGAAGCGAGCCTCCGGACGATATACGTGCGGGCGGCGATCGCCTGCGCCTTGAGCGCTTCCGGCTCGAAGGAGATCGGCATCTCGCCGGCGATGACACCGCGGATATAGGTCTCCATCGGCACCTTCTCTATGCGCTTCTCCTTCGTCACATAGACGCGCACCTGGGTCAGATCCAGCGCCGTCAGCTTCTTCGGCCCGGTAGAAGGCCGCGGCGCCGATCCCTGCGTTCCGGCCGGAGCCCCGCCGCCGGGGGCGACTCCCGTTGGCTGTCCCCCATCGGCCGGCCCGCCAGCCCCGCCGGCCGCTTCTACGGCGGTTCCGGATGCTTGTCCCCCATCGGCCGCCCCCGCAGCTCCGCCGGCCGCTTCGTTGGCGTCTGCCTGCCCGGCCTGCCGGGCGGCAGCGCTGCCGCCCGGCAGCTCCACGCCGGTTGCTTCCGGCCCCGGAATCAAGGCTTGCTCTTGCTGCCGGGCATTCGTCCCGCCATCCTGCGACTTGGCGACGATAAATCCCGGAATCAGGATCGCGGCCGCCGTAAGGACGCTTACCGAAGCCAGCGCCATTGCCGACATCCCCTGACGTTCCGCTCCGCCTCCGAAAGGCTTCCCTCGCAAACTCGTCTTCCTTGTTCCTGTCGCGCGCTTTTTCATCTTCGACGAATTCCCTCCTCTATTTCTCTGCCAAGGCAAATGCTTCACGACCCGTCTCTAAAGACTATGAGCCGAGAAACATAGAATAGAACCGCCGATAGGCCGCTTGAGAGAGGTGCCGCGAGAAACGAAAAAAGCGATGCCGGATGGCATCGCTGCTGAAAGACCCGCCGTGGGGCCGAGCCTGGCGGCCCTTGAACATGCCGGCATGCAGCCGGCCGATCAGGCTTCCAGGCAAACAGATTGCGGAATGTCCTGCGCTCCAGCCGGCTCCAGGCTTCAGTCCTGCGGCTCGGCGGCCGCCGCTTCGGCTCCGCCTCCGCCAGCCGAACGCTGGAGGCAGAAGGAAAAGGAGCTGCCCCGGCCCTGCTCGCTGCGGACCGCGATGCGGGAGCCGTGCGCATCCAGGATATGCTTGACGATCGACAGCCCGATGCCCGTGCCGCCGCGCCCGGAACGGGCTTCATCCGTCTTGTAGAACCGCTCCCAGATGCGCTCCGTCTCCTCTGGCGACATGCCGATGCCTTCATCCCTTACCGTCAGGCAGGCTTGCTCCTCCTGCGCGTCCAGCGTTACATAGACAGTCGATCCTTTCGGCGAGAACGCCATGGCGTTCTGGATCAGATTGACCATCACCTGCTCCAGACGGTGGGCGTCGCCTACGACCATCACCTTGCCGCTGCCGGCGGCAAGCCCGTCGCCGGCTCCCTCCCCGCTCCACTCCGGAGCCTGACCAGGCTCCGAGTCGACCCGGCCCTTGATCTCGTACCGGACTCCATGATGCCGGAAGGTGGATTCCATCCGCGCCAGCAGCAGCCTCACCGTCTCGGCCAGATCGAACTCCGCGGGCTGCACGTCGAACTGTCCGGACTCGATCTTGGACATGTCGAGCAGATCGTTCACGAGCTTCATCAGCCGGACGGTCTGCTCCTGGGTGATCTGCAAATAGCGGTCCGCCTTCTCCCCCGGTATCGTTCCGTCCAGAATCGCCTCCACATAACCATGGATGGATGTCAGCGGAGAGCGGAGATCATGGGAGACGTTGGCGAGAAAGTCGCGGCGGGTCTGTTCCAGCGCGCCGAGGTCTTCCGCCATGCGGTTGAGCGAGCCCGCCAATCGGCCGAGCTCGTCGGGAGAGGAATCGCGGATTGGCGTCTCAAAGTCTCCCTTGGCGAAGCGCTCCGCGCCGAGGCTCATGCGGCGGATCCGCGTCGTCATGTAGCGGGAGAACAGCCAGGAGAATACCGCCGATACGGCCAGCGCGACGGCGATGGCCAGCCAGCTCAGATTCTGCCAGCGGCGGAAGTCCCGCTGAAAGCCGGTCGAGAGCGAGACGACATAGCGGTCGATCGACGGCACGTACTGGGAGCTCACGATCCATTTGCCGGACTCGTTCTCGATCATCTGGGAGCGGAACTGGCCGCTGGAGCCGATATTGGCCTCGCTGATGATGGACTTGATCTCGCTGCCTGGCAAGGGCACGTCCCCGACCTGCATGTAGCGGCCGCTGCTGTCGATGACGAGAATGCTCTTCATCTGCGGAGGCACGACGACCTTGAGCGCCGTGCTGACCATGCTCTCGGTCCATCTCTCGGATGCGGCCGTCTCCAGCAGCTTGACCGTCCGCCGCAGCTCCGCCCCTTCCATGCCCTGCTGCCGGTCGAACATGTCGCGCCGGACGAGCTGCGTCGAAACCAGGTTGTAGACGAGGAACGTCACGCCGAGGATAGAGAGCGAGATAATCAGCACCTTGGCGAATATCGTATTGAGCCCGAGCCTTGCGGCCAGACGCCTCATGGCTGGACCTCGAACTTATAGCCGACGCCGCGCACGGTGGCGATGCGCCAGGACCGATGCTCGCCGATCTTGTCCCGGATGCGCTTGATGTGCACGTCGACCGTATTGGAATCGCCGAAATAATCCATGCCCCAGATCTGCTGGAGCAGCTCCTCGCGGGTGAACACCTTGCCCGGCCGGGAAGCCATGCAGTAGAGCAGCTCGACCTCCTTCGGAGCGCTGCCCACATCCCGCCCTCGCACCGTCACGCGGTATTCGTTCACGTCGACGACGAGATCCGGGAAGGCCGCCTGCTCCTTGTACAAGGTCGGATGCGTCCGCTTCAGGACGGCCCGGATCCGGGCCAGCAGCTCCTTCGGATCGAACGGCTTGACGAGGTAATCGTCCGCTCCCATGGAAAAGCCCTTCAGCTTGTCGTAGCCGTCCCCTTTGCCGGTCAGGAAAATGATCGGCACCGTGCTGGTCTGCCGGATTTCCTCGCATACGCTCCAGCCGTCGCGGCCCGGCATCATGATATCCAGGACGACGAGATCGGGAATCTGCTCGTAGAACTTCCTGAGCCCGGCTGCGCCGTCGCCCGCCGTCGCGTACTGGAAGCCGTACCGCTGCAAGTACAGCTCCAGCAGGTCGCTGATCAGGGAATCGTCTTCTATGATCAAGATATAAGGCATTTTCATCTGGCTACCTCCGAGAGCGGGATCGGACTGTCTATCCGTTGTCAATAGAAATCAATCATGCCGGAGCGCGTCCACCGGCCGCAGCGATGCGGCTTTGTTGGCCGGGAACAGCCCGAACACCACTCCGACCGCCGCCGAGAACAGAAACGCGTAGAGGACGACCTGGAGCTCGATCTGCGTCGCGGTAGCGAAGTAGGCCGTCATGATCAGACAGGCTCCGTAAGCGCAGGCGATGCCGAGCAGCCCTCCGAGGCTGCTGATGGCTGCCGCTTCGACGAGGAACTGGAACAGCACGTCGCGCCGCTTGGCGCCGAGAGACTTGCGGATGCCGATCTCCCTCGTCCGCTCGGTGACGGATACGAGCATGATATTCATGATG encodes:
- the spoIID gene encoding stage II sporulation protein D, with protein sequence MALASVSVLTAAAILIPGFIVAKSQDGGTNARQQEQALIPGPEATGVELPGGSAAARQAGQADANEAAGGAAGAADGGQASGTAVEAAGGAGGPADGGQPTGVAPGGGAPAGTQGSAPRPSTGPKKLTALDLTQVRVYVTKEKRIEKVPMETYIRGVIAGEMPISFEPEALKAQAIAARTYIVRRLASGDVSGMPVKGADVTDTTAHQVYIPMKQLLARWSGKEREANLTKLNEAVQGTRGEIVTYQGSPIQALFFSTSNGYTENSEDYWDASLPYLRSVASPWDKSLSPEYKETTTMPLASFYQKLGLSGSTPARSLRVLDTTDGRRIRELAAGDATFTGREAREKLGLASSQFTWKISGKNIEITTYGYGHGVGMSQWGADGMAKKGSTAYQILSHYYTGTAVVRENDLPRMSS
- a CDS encoding HAMP domain-containing sensor histidine kinase, which translates into the protein MRRLAARLGLNTIFAKVLIISLSILGVTFLVYNLVSTQLVRRDMFDRQQGMEGAELRRTVKLLETAASERWTESMVSTALKVVVPPQMKSILVIDSSGRYMQVGDVPLPGSEIKSIISEANIGSSGQFRSQMIENESGKWIVSSQYVPSIDRYVVSLSTGFQRDFRRWQNLSWLAIAVALAVSAVFSWLFSRYMTTRIRRMSLGAERFAKGDFETPIRDSSPDELGRLAGSLNRMAEDLGALEQTRRDFLANVSHDLRSPLTSIHGYVEAILDGTIPGEKADRYLQITQEQTVRLMKLVNDLLDMSKIESGQFDVQPAEFDLAETVRLLLARMESTFRHHGVRYEIKGRVDSEPGQAPEWSGEGAGDGLAAGSGKVMVVGDAHRLEQVMVNLIQNAMAFSPKGSTVYVTLDAQEEQACLTVRDEGIGMSPEETERIWERFYKTDEARSGRGGTGIGLSIVKHILDAHGSRIAVRSEQGRGSSFSFCLQRSAGGGGAEAAAAEPQD
- a CDS encoding response regulator transcription factor, with the translated sequence MKMPYILIIEDDSLISDLLELYLQRYGFQYATAGDGAAGLRKFYEQIPDLVVLDIMMPGRDGWSVCEEIRQTSTVPIIFLTGKGDGYDKLKGFSMGADDYLVKPFDPKELLARIRAVLKRTHPTLYKEQAAFPDLVVDVNEYRVTVRGRDVGSAPKEVELLYCMASRPGKVFTREELLQQIWGMDYFGDSNTVDVHIKRIRDKIGEHRSWRIATVRGVGYKFEVQP